The DNA sequence TAACGTCGTTTGAGGATGCTGTATCAGACATAAAGGATGGTGCGACACTTCATGTAGGGGGATTCGGACTTTGTGGGATTCCTGAAAATTTAATTAAAGCACTTCGTGAAACAGGTGTGAAGAATTTAACGATTATTTCCAACAATTGTGGTGTTGATGATTGGGGTTTAGGCTTACTATTAGAAAATAAACAAATTGATAAAATTTTAGCTTCATACGTAGGAGAAAACAAAGAATTTGAGAGACAAGTGTTAGCAGGGGAATTAGAGGTCGAACTAGTCCCTCAAGGTACACTGGCAGAACGTATTAAGGCTGGTGGAGCGGGAATACCGGCTTTTTATACACCAGCAGGAGTCGGTACTAAAATAGCTGACGGCAAAGAAGTCAGGATGTTTAATGGGAAGGAATATTTAATG is a window from the Evansella cellulosilytica DSM 2522 genome containing:
- a CDS encoding CoA transferase subunit A; amino-acid sequence: MKQVLTSFEDAVSDIKDGATLHVGGFGLCGIPENLIKALRETGVKNLTIISNNCGVDDWGLGLLLENKQIDKILASYVGENKEFERQVLAGELEVELVPQGTLAERIKAGGAGIPAFYTPAGVGTKIADGKEVRMFNGKEYLMETALVADFSLVRAYVGDKHGNLMYRKTAQNFNPMMAAAGKVTIAEVEHLVEPGDLNPEHIHTPSIYVDKLIVGKQEKRIERKTIANV